The following coding sequences are from one Eleginops maclovinus isolate JMC-PN-2008 ecotype Puerto Natales chromosome 13, JC_Emac_rtc_rv5, whole genome shotgun sequence window:
- the snx27a gene encoding sorting nexin-27a, with product MADVGDDETRSVLPAASRNGPAVGSSAGTAGHSTASITVTSGPRTVRIVKSESGYGFNVRGQVSEGGQLRSINGELYAPLQHVSAVLPGGAADRAGIAKGDRILEVNGVSVEGATHKQVVDLIRAGEKELVLAVLSVPAQEADGLEGGEEVQPNYDYSDKQAVPISVPTYKHVEQHSERFVVYNVYMSGRQLCSKRYREFAILHQNLKREFSNYNFPKIPGKWPFSLSEQQLDARRRGLEEYLERVCSVRVIGESDIMQEFLSESDENYNGVTDVELRIALPDNTTISVRVRKNSTTDQVYQALVIKVGMDSIMASYFALFEVINHTFVRKLAPNEFPHKLYVQNYTSAVPGTCLALRKWLFSFQEEELLRDNPLALHYCFHQALEDAKKGFIKTEDKSYQLQKLAEQRKMATYLSLLRTCEGYNEVAFPHCSCDSRRKGHVITAISIHHFKLHACTEDGTLENQVIAFEWAEMQRWDTDEEGMAFCFEYARGEKKPRWVKIFTPYFNYMHECFERVFCELKWRKQVEEEASDKDNKNCSNNEYLPPLETQQKGWRHLGGEIATS from the exons ATGGCGGATGTAGGAGACGATGAAACTCGGTCGGTTCTCCCTGCGGCATCCCGTAACGGTCCGGCCGTCGGTTCGTCTGCGGGCACCGCGGGCCATAGCACAGCTAGCATCACGGTAACGTCCGGTCCGCGGACCGTGAGGATCGTCAAGTCCGAGTCTGGCTACGGCTTCAACGTCCGCGGTCAAGTCAGCGAAGGAGGACAGCTTAGGAGCATCAACGGGGAACTGTACGCTCCTCTGCAGCATGTCAGCGCTGTACTGCCCGGAGGTGCGGCAGACCGAGCCGGGATAGCAAAGGGTGACAGGATCCTGGAGGT TAATGGGGTGAGTGTGGAAGGTGCCACCCATAAGCAGGTGGTGGATCTGATCCGTGCAGGGGAGAAGGAGCTGGTCCTGGCGGTTCTGTCTGTCCCAGCTCAGGAGGCTGATGGActggaaggaggagaggaggtccAACCCAACTATGACTACAGTGACAAGCAGGCAGTGCCCATATCTGTTCCCACATACAAACATGTAGAGCAGCACTCAGAGAGATTTGTG GTGTACAACGTGTACATGTCAGGTAGACAGCTGTGTTCAAAGCGCTACAGGGAGTTTGCCATCCTGCATCAGAACCTAAAGAGGGAGTTTTCCAACTACAACTTCCCAAAGATTCCTGGTAAATGGCCCTTCTCCTTGTCTGAACAGCAACTGGATGCACGCCGTAGAGGCCTGGAGGAATATCTCGAGCGAG TTTGCTCTGTGCGGGTGATCGGGGAGAGTGACATCATGCAGGAGTTTCTCTCTGAATCAGATGAG AACTACAATGGAGTGACGGATGTGGAGCTGCGGATAGCTCTGCCAGACAACACCACCATCTCTGTCAGAGTCCGCAAGAACAGCACCACAGACCAGGTGTACCAG GCATTAGTGATAAAGGTTGGAATGGACAGTATTATGGCAAGCTACTTTGCCCTTTTTGAAGTCATCAACCACACCTTTG TGCGGAAGCTGGCACCTAATGAGTTTCCCCACAAGCTTTATGTGCAGAATTACACGTCGGCCGTGCCGGGGACTTGCCTGGCGCTCCGCAAATGGTTGTTCAGCTTTCAGGAGGAGGAGTTGCTAAGAGACAACCCGCTGGCACTGCACTACTGCTTTCACCAG GCATTGGAAGATGCGAAGAAGGGATTCATAAAGACAGAGGACAAGTCCTACCAGCTGCAGAAACTGGCAGAGCAGCGCAAGATGGCCACG TACCTGAGTCTGTTGCGGACATGTGAGGGCTATAACGAGGTGGCGTTCCCCCACTGCTCCTGTGACTCTAGGAGGAAGGGACATGTCATCACAGCCATCAGCATCCATCACTTCAAGCTGCACGCCTGCACCGAGGACGGCACACTGGAG AACCAGGTGATAGCTTTTGAATGGGCCGAGATGCAGCGCTGGGATACTGATGAGGAGGGGATGGCTTTCTGCTTTGAATACgccagaggagagaagaaacCTCGCTGGGTCAAGATCTTCACTCCATAC TTTAACTACATGCACGAGTGCTTTGAGCGAGTCTTTTGTGAGCTGAAGTGGAGGAAACAG GTTGAGGAAGAGGCATCtgacaaagacaacaaaaactGCAGTAACAATG AGTATCTGCCTCCTCTGGAGACACAGCAGAAGGGATGGCGCCACCTAGGGGGAGAGATCGCAACTTCCTAA
- the LOC134875407 gene encoding ictacalcin-like, producing the protein MSDVQRAMTLLIAAFSKYAGKEGDKHTLSKAELKELLQKELGDLLGKADDKGAVDRLFKGLDTNQDNSVDFKEFTNMVSCLTVMCHEYFTQK; encoded by the exons ATGTCTGACGTCCAGAGAGCTATGACCCTACTCATTGCCGCCTTCAGTAAGTATGCTGGCAAGGAAGGGGACAAACACACCCTGAGTAAGGCCGAGCTGAAGGAGCTGCTTCAGAAAGAACTTGGAGATCTGCTGGGG AAAGCCGATGACAAGGGAGCTGTGGACCGCCTCTTCAAAGGCCTGGACACAAACCAGGATAACAGTGTGGACTTCAAGGAGTTTACCAACATGGTCAGCTGCCTCACTGTGATGTGCCATGAATACTTCACACAGAAATAA
- the s100a10a gene encoding protein S100-A10a: MPSELETAMESLIKVFHRYASKDGRSGTLSRRELRELMENELSNFLTSQKDPAAVDKIMKDLDTNGDGQVDFEEFVSLVVGLSIACEQCYQMHMKKIGKK; encoded by the exons ATGCCTTCTGAACTGGAGACAGCCATGGAGTCCCTCATCAAGGTGTTTCACCGATACGCCTCTAAGGATGGTAGATCCGGCACACTGAGCCGGCGAGAGCTCAGAGAGTTGATGGAGAACGAGCTGTCCAACTTCCTCACG TCCCAGAAGGACCCTGCTGCTGTAGACAAAATCATGAAGGACCTGGACACCAACGGTGATGGCCAGGTTGATTTTGAGGAGTTTGTTTCTCTGGTTGTTGGACTCTCCATTGCCTGTGAGCAATGCTATCAGATGCACATGAAGAAGATTGgaaagaagtaa